In the Arachis hypogaea cultivar Tifrunner chromosome 20, arahy.Tifrunner.gnm2.J5K5, whole genome shotgun sequence genome, ttatttttaaaatattagtaaaaatatgtattttaaattttaattttaagtttttaactattttatattttttatttacataggaccggTTCTACTATAACTCATTGGTTGaactaataaatcaataaacTAGTAATCTCTTCGGTTCGATTCTTATAACTATATCtttaattatgtgaaaaactttaTTTAactacatattaaaatattagaataaagttttgaaaaagtacaagacaatTTATTTAAGTACAttgaaaagtatttttaataCGTCATAACAATTATATTACAGAATTTATATAAATGTTAcagaatttatgttttttttttaaatgattggATATGTATAGGATAATATTTATAGAAATTTATATAATTGTgtgcattttaaatatttctatacGGACCAGATGTGACAAAATGCTTATTCCTAGACAAGCTGAAGTCATTGGATGTTTGTAGTATATAAGGTTGAGGTTGGATCACAAACTAATTTATCTAAAGAACCATCAAAAAACATcccaaatatttttggattttttagctAAAGGAACTACAGACAAAAAATTTCAACTCATACAGGCCCATTATTAGACATGATTAGGGGATCTATAATTTTTGTTAATCAACAACATTAATTCTTCAGAAGGAGGTTTGTGAAGTTGTTAAGGTCTTTTTTCGGGAAGGGGTCCTACCAAGTAGCATTGGAGATACTATTATAGTCTTGGTCCCTAAGACCAATTTTCCAGAATCTCTTAATCAGCTTCGACCAATCAGCTGTTGCAACTTCATATATAAGATCATTTCTAAAGTGTTGGTTATTAGGCTTAGAAGAGTTATTGATGCGATTGTTTCACCTATCCAGAGTGCATTTGTGGGGGGACGTCTCATTCAGGATAACATGGTGATAGTGCAGGAAATGTTtccactacaagaatttgacaaattAGCGACGAATTTTTGCGAGAAATATGTTTTGTCACTAATCTGTCACTAACTTGCGAGGAATTAGTAACCCACTAACGACAAAATTAATGAGCGGTCACAAAATACCTGAACTTGAGAAAAACGACTGATTAGCGAGAGATTTACGAGTAAGTTTGTTTCTCGCAGATTGACTTTTGTGGCTAAAAAAAGAGCGGGAAAAATTCCCTCactaatttgtcacaaattaattagcGAGTGACAATGTTCTAGCAAATCAGTCACTTAGGGGTTCAATCGAATAAAAGTAAAGTAACGAGTGAAATTATTGTCACTATTCCGTCGCAAGTGTTTGATATACAATTAGCGAGAAACAATTCACACACTAGTTCGTCGCTAAATAAACTCGCTAATTTGTCGCATAATATTGTAAAATTCAAATTAGGTTAGCGATGGAAAAATACTCGTCGCTAACTCGTCGCAATGGATAAATCATTCAGCTAGGAAAGTGTTCCTTGCTAATTTGTCGCTAAAGTGGAAATATGGATATTGAGCGCCTAGGACCTAAGTAGCGAGAAATTTGCGACCGTTTAACAACTGACCCACTTCGTTCGCTGATTTTAAGTCGCTGATTAGCGGGCGAAATACAGTTGTCGCTAAGTTGTCGCAATTTAAATTTAGCGAGCGACTTGACAACTGCAATCTTGTCGCAAAGCAAAAGCTATATCCTACCTATTTTGTAGCAAATTACTCACTAATCTCGTTGGAAATCTGTCGCAGAGTTATAGCAAATACAGAGCTGATCGTGAAAATTTTAGAAGTAACTGATCGCAATTGAGTCACTAATCAAAGCTTATTTAGTGAAAAATTAGTGACTGATTAACAACTGATAAACTTTCTTTGCTTATTTAATGTTGCTACTAATTTGTAAGAAAAAACGTTAGTCCTTATTTCGTTattcacaaaatatactaaaaaatatataatagataagataattaaatattatatatgagaATTTCTtgtctaaattttattaataattattcaaattttattattaattaaaattatttaataaatattaaaccaAAATGGGCCAAATACGttgctaatttaattattaattagaatCATTTAATAATTgtccaaattttattattaattagaattattATGTGCTCAAAAAGTTAGAGATGGCGTTCGAACAGGAGACATTAAGAAAGTAACATTCCACTCTAGCCACTCTACCAACATGCTCCTTGCTATTTTTTgtgataaattattattatataagaaaCCCCTGaacgaatttttatttttatttttatctttttaaacatGAATTGACATAGATACCAAATTTAAGATCAAATAAGTAACAACACATGATATATGAACATAGATTGATATACTTATTGTGTTATTTTTTTCTGTTgttcatttaaattgaaaaagtatTTTGTACTATTGactaatttattttctctttttgcgtcataaattattatatctaagaattgatacttgattattattaatatatttgtgaaaacatgcattttaagttttaacttctaattttaattttatttttataattttatatttttatttaattatgaccgaaTCAATCGGTAAATCAACGACTCACTAGTTAAACCAATAACCTAGTGATTCTGTCATATAACTGGATTAATTACCGGTTCGATTCTGATAACTATGTACATATGTATAAGAATAAATTCaggaatatatataataatataatgacTATATTTACATTTatgattaaatttaataaataatagacCCAAACTTAATTTATACATGTAATCAAACTTCATAAATAACATAATTAATCTATATTCAAATTTATAATCATAATACATTTAAAAGTGTACACATATTATGGTGGCTATTTTTGGTACTCCTGAAAAGTttgattataatattttaaaatattttattattctactcTAAGAGGTTTTTTAACGTGAAATGTTTACTTCTTTTAGTAGTTGATATttttgtcacaaaaaaaaaattagaaagcatatTTGTTGTTCTTaaagtttgttaaaaattttaaaaattgtcctaaactttattttatttcaattttgtctaaacaaattttcaatttgtatCAAATGTATCCCTGAGATCTAATTTTCGAGCCACTTATTTGACTGCTTATGCTTCGACCCAGTGAAAACCAATTTGACCCATAtagttttcaataaaaaaaaactggTGACCCAGTTGGTTTATATGATCCGAACCGGGTCTTGCTtgattttaaaatgttaagaTTAAACTAAAAagtcataaaatattttaaagtggTCGTCCATTcattatatatatttactatttttttggtttttcatgataTTTCTTAACTTGACAAGTTAAGAATTAATCTATTATGAATCGGAGTTTTATTTAACAGTTTGTCATTAGCCAACGAATTATTACATACACAAGATGAGATTCAAATGCCAAATACTTGTACCAACGTAAGTTGGCACAGATGAATGAGGGTTTGTGTTCCTTAACCATCTCTCCCGGTTCGATACTCACTGGAGGATGGGAATGGAACTTGCTTGCTTGGGAGGGTCGTTCACTTTGCCTCTGCAGTACCCGATGGATTAGTCATTGGACTTCCGGCCTGATGGATACCTTGgtgtaaacaaaaaaaatgtcGAATACTtgtttactatttatttatatgatatatatattgctctctaaattatattttaaataaattttattatatacaaaagtatccaataatatatatttaaattgaattaatttatgagattttgattataaaaatataaattataaaatatagaaatatttttaaattataaaaagaatacaaattattttaatttatttattttgatacaaaatcattaatatttacataaatatttttgtatttattaacaaattttatctatcttataaaagattttttaaaatttaaatctttttcaaaaaaataaaaataaaaatttaaaaacaaaagaaaataaattaataacacaaaacacaaaacaaattatattaatttcaaaaaaatgtttaattctaaaaattaaaaaacccgAATAAGCGCCAGCACCCGCGCCCTTCCTTTTCAGGTACTTCAAATTAAAAATTGCATATAATCTCCTTTTATCTTTTAACATTACCCTAAATTCATCTGCAGCCACTCTCATTCTTCTTTTCTCCCACATTTGAACCCTAGCAGAGAGCATACTACCCTAGCCAGTAGCCACCGACGGTTAAAAGCTCCTCATTGACCATGGCGGTTCATGGTAGCGGCCAACAGTCCCTTACTCATGGCGGCAACCAGCAACCCCAAGCCTGCTCCCACACCACCATTTTCGATTTTTGCCCGGCTATCACTGTTCGTTACTTCCATTGTCAGACGTCTTCTCCGCCATCGTTAGTGATCTTTTCTACCATCCTCAGTCCTTTTCTCCATGGTTTGCAGGAAAGAAGCTCTCTCTTATTGACTCCGCCACTGTCAGCGGCAGCGCTCATTGTCACTCCGACGAACCCCGCAATAGCTCTTAGGCTCTACACCACCATTTTCCACCGACTCCTCCGTGAGGTCGTTATTGCCGCCAACATTGCTTTCGGTAAATAAACCATAGATCTAACAGAAACTGTGGTTCCCAAAGTTTCTACAAATTCAAGAAATTTTGATCAGTTTTAtcgtttatttattatttttggcgtCAAAGCTCATTCCCACTTCTTTTAAGTTGTTGCATTGTGGAAATTCAGATGTCATTTTTGAGTTTGGGTTTCTGTCTGTGAAAATTTCTTGGGGTTAAAGTGATTGACAATGtttaatatcaatttttattggatttaCCTTATGTTTAATAGTCCAaggattaattaataaatatctgTATTTATGATCTTTGTATTTTAACTTTTCAGGATGTATATAAGAAATTTGCTTATGTTGATGATTTTGCAATGAGTAAACAGATGATTATTTCTgagaaattatttatttatttgattactAAGTTTGTGCTAAATAAGGTTTATTGAAACTTCAACAACCtggataagatttttttttttaaatcaatgatTTTAGGAGTTCGATTGAAGATTGAAAGGGTAAAGTAGTAAGAGCTGAGCATTTACAAATTTTGATGTTTGGTGAAACAGAACCTACAGTTCAAGAACCTTCTCTCATCATGGTCCCGCACGACCATTAATTGAAGCTCAAACACAACTGAAGCACAAGAAGGTAAATTGAAACTAGACCCCCTATTATAACTCATCAATATTATTAGATCAAAGCTTATAGTAGCAATTGCAGCTATGCATCTTATGCTTATTTTGATTGCATAAGAATTAGAAACCAAGTGTGAAGAATTTATTGTTCATTCGTCAGAAATTATAATGTATGTAGTTTAGAAACAATAAGATTATAGCTTTGGCTTTTATACTATAAATA is a window encoding:
- the LOC140182853 gene encoding uncharacterized protein isoform X1 produces the protein MAVHGSGQQSLTHGGNQQPQACSHTTIFDFCPAITERSSLLLTPPLSAAALIVTPTNPAIALRLYTTIFHRLLREVVIAANIAFEPTVQEPSLIMVPHDH
- the LOC140182853 gene encoding uncharacterized protein isoform X2, encoding MAVHGSGQQSLTHGGNQQPQACSHTTIFDFCPAITERSSLLLTPPLSAAALIVTPTNPAIALRLYTTIFHRLLREVVIAANIAFGVRLKIERVK